In Methanothrix sp., a genomic segment contains:
- a CDS encoding DUF835 domain-containing protein, with amino-acid sequence MISFFAILFLPRQFHVMVVENSDEGHLKRAMWLFPLYLLLINLFVPAIAWGGLLLNTPGPKDNFILTIPYIHNQDLLSMLVFIGGASAATAMIMVESVAVGTMLLNNLELPYILRRIEKQKSLANVLLNIKRLNIFLVVILGYLYSQVAAYHILADIGIVSFLAASQLAPAALGGLYWKRGNRKGALAGLISGFLLWSYTALIPTISGESRMLSSLIQDGAFGLAILRPTDLFCLGLDLWTNSVFWTLFANTSLYVLVSLLTTPSPEEAEIANSFLEGGKKRVTESQELPAISKSMPYGTIDDLETTLAKYIGEERAKQQVDLYLGELGTSRRAVNALQLQELWDQFEKILTGSLGPSATRMIVEDQVPVKPVVEETKETRPSYELSMGRAYVVPDIAYEVFTDQITHGVEGLCITHFSPNDVRQRWGFKETPIIKLSDERGSDRYISPRNLPLLFMTIKSFVDSSRNSIVLIDSIEELIEENKGKLPEREMLDFVYQMEMLSRRTRLLLAERQQFVHTELKSSINEAKELIFILGPLSAYLFRVFSEVMLSTLSEGTRREVVMKANELIAAGGFFEVSLRKGGPSDEPGPACEPDMRDALTLFVTLDIRPDLVLTKHAFFLALRRLDRIIRSYDPSFDIAATLAEMMKSYGRSPYELSLIPGTTYIIEEEKPKRSLEVFSELVAHGMEGLCLSRHNPETLYERYAIPPETVIWLTQKSEPEYRTVDPTNFPRLSSMLSDFLGRADYPVILLEGMGYLITQSNYETVLRFIQSQRDEIALKNAIMLVHIDPLSLDTKELHRLTSEMEPCELSRPEGRGSPPHH; translated from the coding sequence TTGATCTCCTTCTTCGCCATCCTGTTCTTGCCCAGGCAGTTTCACGTCATGGTGGTAGAGAACTCAGATGAAGGGCATCTGAAGAGGGCTATGTGGCTGTTTCCTCTCTACCTTCTGCTGATCAATCTCTTTGTCCCCGCCATAGCCTGGGGAGGGTTGCTCCTCAACACCCCCGGGCCGAAGGACAACTTCATCCTGACCATACCGTATATACACAATCAAGATCTTCTATCTATGCTGGTCTTCATCGGCGGAGCATCGGCTGCAACCGCCATGATCATGGTGGAATCCGTAGCTGTAGGGACCATGCTCCTCAATAACCTGGAGCTGCCATACATCCTGCGGCGAATCGAAAAACAGAAAAGCCTGGCCAATGTCCTTCTCAACATCAAGAGGCTGAACATATTTCTGGTGGTCATCCTGGGATACCTTTACTCGCAGGTTGCCGCCTACCATATTCTGGCGGATATCGGCATCGTCTCATTTCTTGCCGCCAGCCAGCTTGCTCCTGCTGCCCTCGGAGGGCTGTACTGGAAGAGAGGGAACAGGAAGGGAGCACTGGCAGGACTGATCTCAGGATTTCTCCTCTGGTCTTATACCGCTCTCATCCCCACCATCAGCGGAGAAAGCCGCATGCTCTCCAGTCTGATCCAGGATGGTGCCTTTGGCCTGGCCATCCTCAGACCCACAGATCTATTCTGCCTGGGCCTGGACCTGTGGACCAATTCTGTCTTCTGGACCCTGTTCGCCAATACCAGCCTGTACGTCCTGGTATCCCTCCTCACCACTCCCAGCCCCGAGGAGGCAGAGATCGCCAACTCATTCCTAGAAGGGGGCAAAAAGAGGGTAACAGAGAGCCAGGAGCTGCCTGCTATATCCAAGAGCATGCCCTATGGGACGATCGATGATCTGGAGACGACTCTGGCCAAGTATATAGGAGAGGAGAGGGCAAAGCAGCAGGTCGATTTATACCTGGGAGAGCTGGGAACCAGCCGAAGGGCTGTAAATGCTCTTCAGCTTCAGGAGCTGTGGGATCAGTTCGAAAAGATTCTCACCGGCTCATTGGGCCCCTCCGCCACCAGGATGATTGTAGAGGATCAGGTGCCGGTAAAGCCGGTAGTGGAGGAGACAAAAGAGACCCGGCCCAGCTATGAGTTATCCATGGGCAGGGCATATGTCGTGCCTGACATTGCTTATGAGGTATTTACCGACCAGATCACCCATGGAGTGGAGGGGTTGTGCATCACTCACTTCTCGCCAAATGATGTAAGGCAGCGCTGGGGGTTCAAGGAGACGCCCATCATCAAGCTCTCCGATGAGAGGGGCAGCGATCGATATATCTCACCCCGGAACCTGCCCCTCCTTTTCATGACTATAAAATCCTTTGTCGACTCCAGCAGAAATAGCATTGTTCTAATCGATAGCATAGAAGAGCTGATAGAGGAGAACAAGGGCAAGCTGCCGGAGAGAGAGATGCTGGACTTCGTCTATCAGATGGAGATGTTGAGCAGGAGAACCCGCCTGCTGCTGGCTGAGAGGCAGCAGTTCGTGCACACCGAATTAAAATCAAGCATCAATGAGGCAAAAGAACTGATATTCATCCTCGGTCCACTATCTGCGTACCTCTTCCGCGTCTTCTCTGAGGTCATGCTGTCCACGCTGAGTGAAGGAACGAGAAGGGAGGTGGTGATGAAGGCCAATGAGCTGATAGCAGCAGGCGGCTTCTTTGAGGTGTCCTTGAGGAAGGGCGGGCCCTCTGATGAGCCGGGCCCGGCCTGCGAGCCGGATATGCGTGATGCTCTGACCCTATTCGTCACCCTCGATATCAGGCCCGACCTGGTGCTGACCAAGCATGCCTTCTTCCTCGCCCTGCGCAGGCTGGACAGGATCATCAGGAGCTACGATCCATCCTTCGATATTGCGGCCACATTGGCTGAGATGATGAAGAGCTATGGTAGAAGCCCCTATGAGCTCTCCCTGATTCCCGGGACCACTTATATAATCGAGGAGGAGAAGCCCAAGAGAAGCCTGGAGGTGTTCAGCGAGCTGGTGGCCCACGGCATGGAAGGGTTATGCCTGAGCCGCCATAACCCTGAAACCCTCTATGAGCGATACGCCATTCCCCCAGAGACAGTCATATGGCTCACCCAGAAGAGCGAGCCAGAATACAGGACAGTGGATCCAACGAACTTTCCCAGGTTGAGCAGCATGCTCTCTGATTTTCTGGGGCGGGCCGATTATCCTGTTATTCTGCTGGAGGGAATGGGCTATCTCATCACCCAGAGCAACTACGAGACTGTGCTCCGCTTCATTCAGTCCCAAAGGGATGAGATCGCCCTGAAGAATGCCATAATGCTGGTTCATATCGATCCCCTGTCATTGGACACAAAAGAGCTGCATCGCCTGACCAGCGAGATGGAGCCTTGTGAACTATCGCGTCCAGAAGGGCGCGGCTCCCCCCCTCATCACTAA
- the aspS gene encoding aspartate--tRNA(Asn) ligase, with protein MILRTHYSGQISAELDGKEVTLAGFAHEIRDLGGIAFLVLRDREGIAQITLIKKLLGKDVFKAARSISRESVVMVRGNVKAEAKAPRGYEILPTEIQVLSSAQVPLPLDPTEKVECELDTRLDSRFMDIRRPSVLATFEVESAVLHSLRDYFYQKGAIEVFTPKIVAAATEGGTDLFPISYFEKEAFLNQSPQLYKQMLMGAGMDRVYEIGPIFRAEEHDTRRHLNEAISIDLEVSFANDRDVMEILEEAVAGAYRYVAENCSRQLALLGLELEVPSLPFKRITYTEALDLAGEKADSNMEWGDDLDTETERFLGESIGEHYFLIDWPSSIKPYYTLPYEERPEVCRGFDLMHPRMELASGAQRVHDYNQLVERIKEKGLDPDGFEFYLKAFRYGMPPHAGWGLGLSRLVMTMLKLENIRDAVIFPRDRRRLVP; from the coding sequence TTGATCCTCAGAACTCATTATTCAGGCCAGATATCTGCAGAACTGGACGGCAAAGAGGTAACGCTGGCGGGCTTCGCCCATGAGATAAGGGATCTGGGAGGGATAGCTTTCCTGGTGCTCAGGGATAGGGAGGGCATAGCCCAGATAACCCTGATCAAGAAGCTATTGGGAAAGGATGTCTTCAAGGCGGCACGCTCCATCAGCCGGGAGAGTGTGGTCATGGTCCGGGGGAATGTGAAAGCTGAGGCCAAAGCGCCTCGTGGATATGAGATACTCCCCACTGAGATCCAGGTTTTAAGCTCTGCTCAGGTTCCCTTGCCTTTAGATCCCACAGAGAAGGTGGAGTGCGAGCTGGACACCCGCCTTGATTCCAGGTTCATGGACATCCGCCGCCCCTCTGTACTGGCCACCTTCGAGGTCGAGAGTGCTGTCCTGCATAGCCTTCGCGATTACTTTTACCAAAAGGGAGCAATTGAGGTCTTCACCCCAAAGATAGTGGCCGCGGCCACTGAGGGAGGGACGGATCTATTCCCCATCAGCTACTTTGAGAAGGAGGCCTTCTTGAACCAGAGCCCCCAGCTCTACAAGCAGATGCTGATGGGAGCGGGCATGGACCGGGTCTATGAGATCGGCCCCATCTTTCGGGCAGAGGAGCATGACACCAGGCGCCATCTGAATGAGGCCATCTCCATCGACCTTGAGGTCAGCTTTGCTAATGATAGGGATGTGATGGAGATACTGGAGGAGGCTGTGGCCGGAGCCTATAGATATGTGGCTGAGAACTGCTCCCGCCAGCTTGCCCTCCTCGGCCTGGAGCTGGAGGTGCCCAGCCTCCCCTTCAAGAGGATCACCTATACTGAGGCCCTGGATCTGGCCGGAGAGAAGGCAGACTCCAATATGGAATGGGGCGATGATCTGGACACAGAGACTGAGAGGTTCTTAGGAGAGAGCATAGGAGAGCATTACTTCCTGATCGACTGGCCCTCCTCTATCAAGCCCTACTACACCCTGCCTTATGAGGAGAGGCCAGAGGTCTGCCGGGGGTTCGATCTCATGCATCCCCGGATGGAGCTGGCCAGCGGGGCACAGAGGGTTCACGACTACAACCAACTGGTGGAGAGGATAAAGGAGAAGGGCCTGGACCCGGATGGATTTGAGTTCTATCTGAAGGCATTTCGCTATGGTATGCCGCCACATGCCGGCTGGGGGCTGGGCCTCTCCCGGCTGGTGATGACTATGCTAAAACTGGAGAACATTCGCGATGCAGTGATCTTTCCCAGAGATCGAAGGCGCCTGGTGCCTTAG
- a CDS encoding iron ABC transporter permease — protein MPGSQTKEGLCAGRTAIPKATPAQQLRAEYQRFIGRKLLFLLLLALGIVLLAGYAATRGSADISVIDVYSTILAKFFPQHFQTTWFSETIVWGLRLHRILLGIVGGIGLAIAGAVMQGILKNPLASPFTLGISSAASFGAAAAIIMGAGFVGGEWLIIGNAFIFTLLAAGAVYGLAKYKGITPETMILAGIAISYLFSAMTSFLQYVGHAEQVQEVVFWSMGSLGRSSWEKVWIVSAIIAICLPYLIIKSWDINAMGTGDETAKSLGVNVERTRVVSMMLVSLITASVICFTGTIGFIGLVAPHITRMAIGGDHRFLIPASALVGALLLLGADTLARTILAPVILPVGIMTAFLGVPFFVFLFMRRKREFW, from the coding sequence ATGCCCGGATCTCAGACAAAAGAGGGGCTGTGCGCCGGTCGGACGGCCATTCCTAAGGCGACGCCTGCCCAGCAGCTCAGGGCGGAGTACCAGAGGTTCATCGGAAGGAAGCTCCTCTTTCTTCTCCTTCTCGCTCTGGGCATTGTATTGCTGGCAGGCTATGCCGCCACCCGGGGATCGGCGGATATCAGCGTGATTGATGTCTACTCCACCATCCTGGCAAAGTTCTTTCCCCAGCATTTCCAGACCACCTGGTTCTCAGAGACCATCGTCTGGGGGCTGAGGCTGCACAGAATCCTTCTGGGGATTGTGGGGGGCATCGGCCTGGCCATCGCCGGTGCAGTCATGCAGGGCATCCTCAAAAACCCCCTGGCCAGCCCCTTCACCCTGGGCATCTCCTCCGCAGCCTCCTTTGGAGCGGCGGCGGCGATAATCATGGGGGCGGGATTTGTGGGCGGGGAGTGGCTGATCATCGGCAATGCCTTCATCTTCACCCTTCTCGCTGCGGGGGCGGTCTATGGACTGGCAAAATACAAGGGAATCACCCCTGAGACCATGATCCTGGCGGGAATTGCCATCTCATACCTTTTCAGTGCCATGACCTCATTTCTGCAATATGTGGGCCATGCTGAGCAGGTTCAGGAGGTGGTCTTCTGGTCGATGGGCTCTTTAGGCCGATCCTCCTGGGAGAAGGTCTGGATAGTCAGCGCCATCATAGCCATCTGCCTTCCCTATCTCATCATCAAATCCTGGGACATAAATGCCATGGGGACGGGGGATGAGACCGCCAAGAGCCTGGGGGTGAATGTGGAGAGGACGCGAGTGGTCAGCATGATGCTGGTCTCGCTCATAACCGCCTCGGTGATCTGTTTCACCGGCACCATAGGCTTCATCGGCCTGGTCGCTCCCCATATCACCCGGATGGCGATAGGAGGCGATCACAGGTTCCTGATTCCCGCCTCAGCTCTGGTGGGGGCTCTCCTCCTCCTGGGGGCTGATACCCTGGCCCGAACCATTCTCGCTCCAGTGATCCTGCCGGTGGGAATAATGACCGCCTTTCTGGGGGTGCCGTTCTTCGTCTTCCTCTTCATGCGCCGGAAGAGGGAGTTCTGGTAG
- a CDS encoding non-histone chromosomal MC1 family protein, with translation MAEMRNFALRDVQGNEIGVFTGKSPRQAALKAANRGYTEIKLRERGTKKVHIFSGERVQVDKPQGAPAWMPDKIWKPKVRKIGIEKLDEV, from the coding sequence TTGGCTGAGATGAGAAATTTCGCCCTGAGAGATGTTCAGGGAAATGAGATCGGCGTCTTTACAGGAAAATCGCCCAGACAAGCGGCACTGAAAGCAGCCAACCGCGGCTACACTGAGATCAAGCTGCGAGAACGGGGCACAAAGAAGGTGCATATCTTCTCGGGAGAGAGGGTGCAGGTGGACAAGCCACAAGGGGCCCCTGCCTGGATGCCAGACAAGATCTGGAAGCCGAAGGTGAGGAAGATAGGCATTGAAAAGCTGGATGAGGTCTAG
- a CDS encoding U32 family peptidase — protein sequence MRLPELLAPAGSLEALHAAIAAGADAVYLGGRRFGARRFAANFDHADLAQAIDYAHLRGVRVYVTVNTLIREDELPDLGEYLLQLYELGADAILLQDLGAAALAGHLVAGLERHASTQMTIHNLPGALCAAQLGFKRVVLAREVNLEEIRAWGPEAERAGLGLEVFVHGALCYSYSGQCLLSSAIGGRSGNRGMCAQPCRKPYLLLHGPADEYGRPSSLQAVSGQESFILSTRDLSVYRHLDRIVSSPVHSLKIEGRMKSPQYVAIVTSIYRRALDAIASGTWSFSPEEERDLALAFNRDFTEGHLLGGRDVMGREMPDNRGVLMGRVAWYDPRRSEAGVRLCSPLLPQRGDGLVFRSPGLERGLTVQRAVERDGLLCLRTGYEVPSGAEVYLTSSTALARRAEEILAQERPPIPVDITLTWEDGYVLAQGRLDNGLMAAARGESRMQKALNRPLTPEQIETQMRRTGGTPFVIRRVNMDYPGGLFSPLGALNQLRRDLLAGLERAVLEGRRPAPEQIQEARDRLQRFSPPTGRVEGRRRPPLLSVCADSLEALKGAVEGGASRIYFDPLLRAGHDAIERAERIRALLQEGRQLCGRTELIWKWPQITRDDFIDTVLPLLPSVPVDGIMVENLGPAWAVRQRVPEMMLYGGLGLNVCNHLTVQALASQFSSLTLSSELSCLQLMDAVFATRALPGQGGLPALELVVQGNLEVMVAEDSIPHIPQGGDLGEFWGLRDSRHIFPARLDDQGRTHIFNSMETCLIDQMPEIFRIGLDGIILDARGRTGRYAQEVTAAYRRAVELTAGRYADNSIRRDSPQRDSPESGSLEAGLQELKERIRLLSLGGITHGHFLRGLKD from the coding sequence ATGAGACTGCCTGAACTCCTCGCCCCTGCCGGATCGCTAGAGGCTCTGCACGCAGCCATAGCAGCAGGCGCAGATGCTGTCTACCTGGGCGGCAGGAGATTTGGAGCAAGAAGATTCGCCGCAAACTTCGATCATGCCGACCTGGCTCAGGCCATAGATTATGCTCATCTGCGAGGGGTGAGGGTGTATGTCACCGTCAACACCCTGATCAGGGAGGATGAGCTCCCCGACCTGGGGGAGTACCTCCTCCAGTTGTACGAGCTGGGCGCAGATGCCATTCTCCTCCAGGATCTGGGGGCAGCAGCCCTGGCCGGACATCTGGTGGCCGGCCTGGAGAGGCATGCCTCCACCCAGATGACCATCCACAATCTCCCCGGAGCTCTCTGTGCCGCTCAATTGGGCTTCAAGAGGGTGGTCCTGGCCAGAGAGGTGAATTTGGAGGAGATCCGGGCCTGGGGGCCTGAAGCCGAGAGGGCCGGGCTGGGGCTGGAGGTCTTCGTTCACGGGGCGCTCTGCTATTCATACTCCGGGCAGTGTCTCCTCTCCTCGGCCATCGGCGGGCGGAGCGGCAACCGGGGGATGTGCGCTCAGCCCTGCCGCAAACCCTACCTTCTGCTTCACGGCCCGGCGGACGAGTACGGCCGCCCCTCAAGCCTCCAGGCAGTCTCAGGGCAGGAGAGCTTCATCCTATCCACCCGCGACCTCTCCGTCTACCGCCATCTGGACCGGATCGTAAGCTCTCCCGTCCACTCCCTGAAGATCGAGGGGAGGATGAAGTCCCCCCAGTATGTGGCCATCGTCACCAGCATCTACCGCAGGGCACTGGATGCCATTGCCTCGGGCACCTGGTCATTCTCCCCGGAGGAGGAGAGAGATCTGGCCCTGGCATTCAACCGCGACTTCACAGAAGGCCATCTCCTGGGAGGCAGGGATGTCATGGGCCGGGAGATGCCGGATAATCGAGGAGTGCTGATGGGCAGGGTGGCCTGGTATGACCCCCGCAGATCAGAGGCAGGGGTTCGCCTCTGCAGCCCGCTTCTGCCGCAGAGGGGGGATGGGCTGGTCTTCCGGTCCCCGGGCCTGGAGAGGGGGCTGACGGTGCAGAGGGCTGTTGAGAGGGACGGCCTGCTCTGTCTGAGGACTGGATATGAGGTCCCGTCGGGGGCTGAGGTCTATCTGACCAGCAGCACTGCTCTGGCCAGGAGGGCAGAGGAGATCCTAGCGCAGGAGAGGCCGCCCATCCCGGTGGATATCACCCTCACCTGGGAGGATGGATATGTCCTGGCCCAGGGGCGGCTGGATAACGGCCTGATGGCGGCCGCCCGGGGGGAGAGCAGAATGCAAAAGGCTCTGAACCGGCCCCTGACCCCTGAACAGATCGAGACCCAGATGAGAAGGACAGGAGGCACCCCATTTGTGATAAGAAGGGTGAATATGGACTATCCTGGAGGCCTCTTCTCCCCTCTGGGAGCCTTGAACCAGTTGCGCCGCGATCTTCTGGCCGGGCTGGAGAGGGCAGTGCTGGAGGGGCGCCGGCCGGCCCCAGAGCAGATCCAGGAGGCGAGGGATCGCCTCCAGAGGTTCAGCCCTCCGACCGGCAGGGTGGAGGGGAGGAGGAGGCCTCCCCTGTTGTCCGTCTGTGCCGACAGCCTGGAGGCGCTGAAGGGAGCAGTTGAGGGCGGGGCCTCTCGCATATACTTCGATCCCCTCCTTCGGGCAGGGCATGATGCTATAGAGAGGGCAGAGAGGATCCGGGCCCTTCTGCAGGAGGGGAGGCAGCTATGCGGCCGGACAGAGCTGATCTGGAAGTGGCCGCAGATCACCCGCGATGATTTTATCGATACCGTCCTGCCCCTCCTCCCCTCCGTCCCGGTGGACGGGATCATGGTCGAGAATCTGGGACCGGCCTGGGCGGTGCGGCAGAGGGTGCCTGAAATGATGCTTTACGGTGGATTGGGGCTGAACGTCTGCAACCACCTGACTGTCCAGGCCCTTGCCTCCCAGTTCTCCTCGCTCACCCTCTCCTCGGAGCTATCCTGCCTCCAGCTGATGGATGCCGTCTTCGCCACCCGCGCCCTGCCTGGGCAGGGCGGCCTGCCGGCACTGGAGCTGGTGGTACAGGGAAATCTGGAGGTGATGGTGGCCGAGGACTCCATCCCCCACATTCCCCAAGGAGGTGATCTCGGGGAGTTCTGGGGCCTTCGGGATTCCAGGCACATCTTTCCCGCAAGGCTGGACGATCAGGGCAGAACCCACATCTTCAACTCCATGGAGACCTGCCTGATAGACCAGATGCCAGAGATCTTCCGGATAGGTCTGGATGGCATAATCCTGGACGCCCGGGGAAGGACGGGAAGGTATGCTCAGGAGGTAACAGCAGCCTACCGGCGGGCAGTCGAGCTGACTGCCGGGAGGTATGCAGACAATTCGATCAGGAGGGACTCGCCGCAGAGAGACTCGCCAGAGAGCGGATCCCTGGAGGCGGGGCTGCAGGAGTTGAAGGAGAGGATCAGGCTCCTCAGCCTGGGAGGGATCACCCATGGCCACTTTCTCCGGGGGTTGAAGGACTGA
- a CDS encoding ATPase domain-containing protein: MTKTGIPEGKNRSPRLTWIDHEVKGLNPIERMPTGVAGLDNMIEGGFPIPSIILLAGDTGTGKTTLCTQFLFRGAESGERGLCFLTFGGPLDILQDFASSYDFVKRRFFGAEICYVELGGLLEEESEGKRSQAVIEEFETQINKSNPTRIVIEGLSKLEDALKEDYWRFLVKLSHLLRAKRVVALLAEDSLPGSLYPPRIAELADGIILLKNEEINLTRRRYIEVLKMCGTSHHLGKHALDISARGIIIYPGL; this comes from the coding sequence ATGACCAAGACCGGTATTCCAGAAGGCAAGAACAGAAGCCCTCGACTAACATGGATCGATCACGAGGTGAAGGGTTTGAATCCTATTGAAAGAATGCCCACAGGAGTTGCAGGCCTCGATAATATGATCGAAGGCGGCTTTCCAATACCCTCTATCATATTGCTGGCAGGGGATACTGGAACTGGCAAGACCACTCTTTGCACACAATTTCTCTTCAGGGGAGCTGAATCTGGAGAGCGAGGGTTATGCTTTTTGACCTTTGGTGGGCCTCTTGACATCCTGCAGGATTTCGCATCAAGCTATGATTTTGTGAAAAGGAGATTTTTTGGTGCCGAGATCTGTTATGTAGAGCTGGGGGGGTTGCTTGAAGAGGAATCAGAGGGGAAGAGATCGCAAGCAGTAATTGAGGAATTCGAGACACAGATCAATAAAAGCAATCCTACACGAATTGTCATCGAAGGCTTATCCAAGCTGGAAGACGCCCTCAAAGAGGATTATTGGCGCTTTCTCGTCAAGCTATCCCATCTGCTTAGAGCGAAAAGGGTGGTTGCGCTCTTAGCGGAGGACTCGCTGCCCGGAAGCCTTTATCCCCCTCGCATTGCTGAGCTGGCAGATGGAATAATACTGCTGAAGAACGAAGAAATAAACTTAACAAGAAGGAGATACATAGAGGTCCTTAAGATGTGTGGCACATCCCATCATCTTGGGAAGCATGCATTGGATATATCTGCTAGAGGGATAATCATCTATCCGGGATTGTAG
- a CDS encoding hydantoinase/oxoprolinase family protein, which produces MLVGIDVGGTTTNAVLVDGDRVDKTAYVPTDHDDLLRCLLEALDELIRGVDVSKIERVVLSTTLITNMIAERKTDPVALVLIPGPGTNPRDYNLGEAIILDGAMDFRGKEIDRLNEPQIKEAAASIGKSGISRVAVVGKFCQRNPSHEERVSQILARALPNSKIELGHRVSGHLNFPRRAATTMLTLATKERYADFAAAISRALEERGITSPVYILKADGGTLPLEGSLKMPVETIFSGPAASIMGVMALTPPGQTSVVVDIGGTTTDLALILSGRPLLSSKGARVDSMLTHVRAFAIKSVAIGGDSAVDVDDGCLAVGPERRGPPLCLGGGGPTPTDALRVLGKSSVGDLEKAKGAMAGVAGKMGCSIEEAAGMVVDLVVEKIASEIDEMFLEWEQEPAYRIWEIMKKEKLQAQNVVGVGGGSVALAPLVAARMGATSIVPEHAPVANAIGAAVARPTITLNLHIDTERGEYVAAEDGIMGRVNDRQMSLIQAEQLARRLLTERAERLGIGEYAAEAEATRSEVFNMIRGWSTVGKLLDVRMEIPAGLLPSWRCS; this is translated from the coding sequence ATGCTGGTTGGAATAGATGTCGGCGGGACCACCACTAATGCTGTTCTGGTGGATGGGGACCGGGTGGATAAGACGGCCTATGTGCCTACAGATCACGATGATCTGCTAAGATGCCTGCTTGAGGCTCTGGATGAGCTGATCAGAGGTGTGGATGTCAGCAAGATTGAGAGGGTGGTTTTGAGCACCACTCTGATCACCAATATGATTGCCGAGAGGAAGACCGATCCTGTAGCCCTGGTATTGATCCCGGGCCCGGGGACCAATCCCCGGGACTACAATCTGGGCGAGGCCATCATCCTGGATGGGGCGATGGACTTCCGGGGCAAGGAGATCGATCGGTTGAATGAGCCCCAGATAAAAGAGGCCGCCGCCAGCATAGGAAAGAGCGGGATATCCCGGGTGGCGGTGGTGGGAAAGTTCTGCCAGAGAAATCCATCTCATGAGGAGAGGGTATCCCAGATACTGGCCCGGGCCCTGCCCAATTCGAAGATCGAGCTGGGCCACCGGGTGTCCGGCCATCTCAACTTCCCCCGAAGGGCAGCAACGACAATGCTGACCCTGGCCACCAAAGAGAGATATGCCGATTTTGCTGCTGCCATATCCAGAGCCCTCGAGGAGAGAGGGATCACCTCGCCAGTCTATATCCTCAAGGCAGATGGCGGCACCTTGCCCTTGGAGGGATCGCTCAAGATGCCAGTGGAGACCATCTTCTCCGGGCCGGCAGCCAGCATAATGGGGGTCATGGCCCTCACCCCCCCCGGCCAGACCTCTGTGGTGGTGGACATCGGCGGCACAACCACCGACCTGGCACTCATCCTCTCCGGCCGGCCTCTTCTCTCCTCTAAAGGAGCACGAGTGGACTCCATGCTGACTCACGTGCGTGCCTTTGCCATAAAGTCAGTGGCCATAGGCGGGGACAGTGCAGTGGATGTTGATGATGGCTGTCTGGCAGTGGGCCCGGAGAGAAGGGGCCCTCCCCTCTGTCTGGGGGGAGGCGGCCCCACCCCCACAGATGCTCTGCGCGTTCTGGGCAAATCGAGTGTAGGCGACCTGGAAAAGGCAAAAGGGGCAATGGCAGGAGTGGCAGGCAAGATGGGCTGCTCAATTGAAGAGGCAGCAGGCATGGTGGTTGATCTTGTGGTGGAGAAGATCGCCTCTGAGATCGATGAGATGTTTCTGGAGTGGGAGCAGGAGCCTGCATACCGCATCTGGGAGATCATGAAAAAGGAGAAGCTTCAGGCGCAGAATGTGGTAGGGGTGGGAGGAGGATCAGTGGCCCTGGCGCCCCTCGTCGCCGCCCGGATGGGTGCAACCTCGATTGTGCCCGAGCATGCCCCTGTAGCCAATGCCATCGGCGCTGCCGTTGCCCGGCCGACAATTACCCTCAACCTTCATATTGATACCGAGAGGGGTGAGTATGTGGCGGCAGAGGATGGGATCATGGGCCGGGTTAATGACAGGCAGATGTCCCTCATTCAGGCTGAGCAGCTGGCCAGGAGGCTGTTGACGGAGAGGGCAGAGCGACTGGGGATCGGTGAGTATGCTGCTGAAGCAGAGGCCACTCGCAGCGAGGTCTTCAATATGATTCGAGGATGGTCGACGGTGGGAAAGCTGCTCGATGTCAGAATGGAGATTCCTGCTGGCCTGCTTCCCTCCTGGAGGTGCTCGTAA
- a CDS encoding ABC transporter ATP-binding protein, giving the protein MISPARLLRLAAWMGQMELAGLMGYVLQNQRQSPPFTALDIVLTGRMPHLSVLTQPGAVDIERAQRALDMVGALHLASRPYT; this is encoded by the coding sequence GTGATCTCTCCGGCTCGCCTGCTGCGGCTGGCAGCCTGGATGGGGCAGATGGAGCTGGCAGGGCTCATGGGCTATGTCCTGCAGAATCAGAGGCAATCGCCTCCCTTCACCGCCCTGGACATAGTTCTAACCGGAAGGATGCCTCACCTCTCAGTGCTCACCCAGCCCGGGGCCGTGGATATCGAGAGGGCGCAAAGGGCTCTGGATATGGTAGGAGCCCTCCACCTGGCATCCCGGCCCTACACCTAG